Proteins encoded by one window of Conger conger chromosome 1, fConCon1.1, whole genome shotgun sequence:
- the zmp:0000000930 gene encoding telethonin isoform X1 has protein sequence MHCSSRKVRFYLVNAHCDVEEDNEEKREHYHYTWLDLVMQTRPEQKISLFEEDTSRKESYEQKQEANFLVKRHPDQRILLGRQGGKMAEYLLPCKNVLPVPIFTPGKAASHRNSDRALGHSELKSVMEYDSTCLEKTEVSRITKDIPKVVQPARVAYRVSNLISPPRKSSHSPQRCQ, from the exons ATGCATTGCTCGAGTAGAAAGGTCAGATTTTATCTGGTGAATGCTCATTGTGATGTGGAAGAGGACAATGAGGAAAAGAGGGAGCACTACCATTACACTTGGCTGGACCTGGTAATGCAGACGAGACCGGAACAGAA GATATCTTTGTTTGAGGAGGATACTTCACGCAAGGAGAGCTATGAGCAGAAACAGGAGGCAAATTTTCTGGTGAAGAGACACCCCGACCAGAGGATCCTGCTGGGTAGACAGGGGGGGAAGATGGCGGAGTATCTGCTGCCCTGTAAGAACGTACTCCCTGTGCCAATCTTCACGCCAGGCAAAGCAGCTTCACACAGGAACTCAGACCGAGCACTCGGCCACTCAGAGCTCAAATCCGTTATGGAGTACGACAGCACATGCCTGGAAAAGACGGAAGTTTCCAGAATCACCAAAGACATACCAAAAGTTGTACAACCCGCCCGTGTAGCCTATAGAGTATCAAATCTAATCTCACCACCACGTAAGTCCTCTCATAGTCCACAGAGATGTCAGTGA
- the ccdc127a gene encoding coiled-coil domain-containing protein 127a yields MNNFNDPPEWDFRPGRRGDGDSNKWNYALLIPVLGLAAFHRIWTKVSQKEIGEAKAGFDRDLKAVSGDLETTYREAVKETRRVAARAELELEKEQQRAQGYKQALHSQGQQLLEERRWLWEERQALEEEKRQAARYGLAAALLDDALERERGRRVDAAAVLSEFEAGLVERQSAFCNAFLPRRWRQEMERDLLIRAAKEPLAAELNMESDLKDIFRNDRHCDMSGDKRKNGSLMWAYLRFWQLQVTLQTHQRAQACLLGVKPNQK; encoded by the exons ATGAACAACTTCAATGACCCCCCAGAATGGGACTTTCGACCAGGCCGGCGAGGAGACGGAGACAGTAACAAGTGGAATTATGCCCTTCTTATACCTGTACTTGGTCTGGCTGCCTTTC ACAGGATCTGGACCAAAGTGTCGCAGAAGGAGATCGGGGAGGCGAAAGCCGGCTTTGACCGAGACCTGAAGGCGGTCTCCGGTGACCTGGAGACGACGTACAGGGAGGCCGTGAAGGAGACCCGTCGAGTAGCGGCGCGCgcggagctggagctggagaaggagcagCAGCGCGCCCAGGGCTACAAACAGGCGCTCCACTCCCAGGGCCAGCAGCTCCTGGAGGAGCGCAGGTGGCTATGGGAGGAGCGCCAGgcgctggaggaggagaagcgGCAGGCGGCTCGGTACGGCCTAGCCGCCGCCCTCCTGGATGACGCCCTGGAAAGGGAGCGCGGGCGGCGGGTGGACGCCGCGGCCGTGCTGAGCGAGTTCGAGGCCGGGCTGGTGGAGAGGCAGAGCGCTTTCTGCAACGCCTTCCTGCCCCGGAGGTGGAGgcaggagatggagagggaccTGCTTATCCGGGCGGCCAAGGAGCCGCTGGCCGCAGAGCTGAACATGGAGAGCGATCTGAAGGACATCTTCAGGAACGACCGGCACTGTGACATGAGCGGGGACAAGCGTAAGAACGGCAGCTTGATGTGGGCGTACCTCAGGTTCTGGCAGCTGCAGGTTACATTGCAGACACACCAAAGGGCACAGGCTTGTCTACTGGGTGTGAAGCCAAACCAAAAGTGA
- the zmp:0000000930 gene encoding telethonin isoform X2, whose amino-acid sequence MEASKRHMATCLEFVKRSLNGINCPKSRISLFEEDTSRKESYEQKQEANFLVKRHPDQRILLGRQGGKMAEYLLPCKNVLPVPIFTPGKAASHRNSDRALGHSELKSVMEYDSTCLEKTEVSRITKDIPKVVQPARVAYRVSNLISPPRKSSHSPQRCQ is encoded by the exons atggaAGCCAGTAAAAGGCATATGGCAACCTGTTTGGAGTTTGTCAAACGGAGTTtaaatgggataaactgcccaaaatCCAG GATATCTTTGTTTGAGGAGGATACTTCACGCAAGGAGAGCTATGAGCAGAAACAGGAGGCAAATTTTCTGGTGAAGAGACACCCCGACCAGAGGATCCTGCTGGGTAGACAGGGGGGGAAGATGGCGGAGTATCTGCTGCCCTGTAAGAACGTACTCCCTGTGCCAATCTTCACGCCAGGCAAAGCAGCTTCACACAGGAACTCAGACCGAGCACTCGGCCACTCAGAGCTCAAATCCGTTATGGAGTACGACAGCACATGCCTGGAAAAGACGGAAGTTTCCAGAATCACCAAAGACATACCAAAAGTTGTACAACCCGCCCGTGTAGCCTATAGAGTATCAAATCTAATCTCACCACCACGTAAGTCCTCTCATAGTCCACAGAGATGTCAGTGA